A window from Chelmon rostratus isolate fCheRos1 chromosome 13, fCheRos1.pri, whole genome shotgun sequence encodes these proteins:
- the ube2al gene encoding ubiquitin conjugating enzyme E2 A, like → MSTPARRRLMRDFKRLQEDPPAGVSGAPSENNIMVWNAVIFGPEGTPFEDGTFKLIVEFTEEYPNKPPTVRFVSKMFHPNVYADGSICLDILQNRWSPTYDVSSILTSIQSLLDEPNPNSPANSQAAQLYQENKREYEKRVSAIVEQSWRDS, encoded by the exons ATGTCAACCCCAGCCAGAAGGAGACTTATGAGAGATTTTAAACG GCTACAAGAGGACCCTCCAGCTGGTGTTAGTGGTGCCCCTTCTGAAAACAACATCATGGTGTGGAATGCAGTCATATTTGG CCCTGAAGGAACTCCCTTTGAGGATG GTACATTTAAACTCATTGTAGAGTTCACAGAAGAATACCCCAACAAACCCCCCACAGTACGATTTGTGTCAAAGATGTTTCATCCAAATG TCTATGCAGATGGCAGTATATGTTTGGACATCCTACAGAATCGCTGGAGTCCCACTTATGATGTGTCCTCTATCCTTACATCTATCCAG TCCCTGCTTGATGAACCAAACCCCAACAGTCCAGCCAACAGCCAGGCAGCTCAGCTGTACCAGGAGAACAAGCGGGAGTACGAGAAGCGTGTGTCTGCCATTGTAGAACAAAGCTGGAGAGACAGTTGA
- the ing1 gene encoding inhibitor of growth protein 1 → MLNPTNGDPSHVVVNYVEEYLDLVESLPFDLQRSVSLMKEIDAKYQDVLKELDDAYERYRRESDSLQRRKLQLSIQRALIRSQELGDEKIQIAGQMVELVENRTRQIDWHSELLLSSQEVPESHVPTTTSMTTTAASMMSSSSSSSIITPGKTGQHDKKRDEVTPGSGGGDKAGGKRSRRQKNGENRESYGALDHTEEVGLGASREKRAKTSSKKKKRSKGKSEREVSPPDLPIDPDEPTYCLCEQVSYGEMIGCDNDECPIEWFHFSCVGLHHKPKGKWYCPKCRGENEKTMDKALERAKKERAYNR, encoded by the exons ATGTTGAACCCGACTAATGGAGACCCAAGTCACGTTGTTGTGAATTATGTTGAGGAGTACTTGGACCTGGTAGAATCACTGCCTTTTGATTTGCAGAGGAGTGTGTCCCTTATGAAGGAGATTGATGCCAAGTATCAAG ATGTTCTGAAGGAGCTCGATGATGCTTATGAACGTTATCGCCGGGAGTCTGACTCACTGCAGAGAAGAAAGCTTCAGTTATCCATTCAGAGGGCGCTGATTCGCAGTCAAGAGCTCGGAGATGAGAAGATCCAGATTGCCGGTCAAATG GTAGAGTTGGTGGAGAACCGAACACGACAAATAGACTGGCACTCTGAacttctcctttcctctcaaGAAGTCCCAGAGAGCCACGTTCCCACAACAACATCCATGACAACCACTGCAGCATccatgatgtcatcatcatcatcatcatccatcatcacTCCAGGCAAAACTGGCCAACATGACAAGAAGCGTGATGAGGTTACCCCAGGCTCAGGTGGTGGAGATAAGGCTGGAGGGAAACGCTCAAGACGTCAGAAGAATGGAGAAAATCGGGAAAGTTACGGGGCTCTGGACCACACTGAGGAAGTGGGCCTCGGGGCATCCCGGGAAAAGAGAGCCAAAACGtcttcaaagaagaagaagcggtCAAAAGGAAAGTCTGAGAGGGAAGTGTCACCACCGGACCTGCCCATCGATCCAGATGAGCCAACATACTGCCTGTGTGAGCAGGTGTCCTACGGCGAGATGATTGGCTGCGATAACGATGAATGTCCCATCGAGTGGTTTCATTTCTCCTGTGTTGGGCTCCATCACAAGCCCAAAGGAAAGTGGTACTGCCCCAAGTGTAGGGGTGAAAATGAGAAGACCATGGACAAGGCCTTAGAGAGGGCCAAGAAGGAGAGGGCATACAACAGGTAG